The following DNA comes from Chelmon rostratus isolate fCheRos1 chromosome 3, fCheRos1.pri, whole genome shotgun sequence.
tctctgcctcgcGCTGCTCCTTTGTCAGGTTGCTCTTTACACCCAGGGCACCGATCACAAGCTTGCGAGCCAGCGCTGCACTCGTCTGAGGCCTCTCTTTAGCAGGTAGGAGGTAGTCTGTGTGACAGGAGTAAAGGAGAATAAAGAGGAACATAGGCAATATTGGCCTTTCAATGTGTGAGATAGAGATGACTAACAGCTGAATTTGTACCTGAGCAGCTACGGGCTTTGGCCTTTGTGGCGGAGGAGGATTTGGAGAGCGGTCGCAATTTCATCAGGGGATGTTTGGATCTCAAAGCTTCACGGgctgaaaagcaaaaaacaaacaaaatgaaaaagttgaAGTATTGTATCgtattttgataaaaaaaaaaacatttgtaagaTGATGTCACACAGAGATTTAAACGCATACAACTTATCAAAAATATACAATAGCTCAGAACGACAGCTTAACACCTACTAAATGTTAataatgttctgtttttcagtcaATACTCTTTATTAAACAGTTTTCCACCGTTAATGTGAAGCACTGCTTCACTAACCTGCTATGGGGCTTGAGAAGAGGCCCAGGGCATGTGAGTCATCAATCCACTTGATGTCAaagcctctctgtctgaaaacacattGAGAAGTCACACAAAGGCtgtaaagaaaatgttgcaaaaactATGAAGTTAAAACTGATATTCTGAGTCTTGAGGATCTAAGACTGAGTCATCTCACTGAGATGTCACAGTACCTCAGACAGGATTCTGATGATCTAAAAATGCAGCAAGTACAAGAAGCCTGAAGTACACTggtaaatgtatatatatatatatatatatatatatatatatatatataaattatacATACTGGTAGCACTGAAATAACTTGAGAAGGTCCTCCGTCTTAAACTCTGCAGGGAAGTCGTAGATCTCTACAATGTGAGAGAGCTCGTCATCTGTGAGGTCGATGTCATCTTCGTCATCTCTGTCCATGTTGTAGTAATCAAACTTGGGCTGCTGGATTGACTTCTTCTTTCTACCTTCTTTTACAGCCAGCTGGAAGGGTGAAgaagtgaaaagagaaagagcagaggagatgacaggtgggaagaaaaaggaaatgccAAGAGCGGTGGGCATTAAGCCATAATTATGACTCCGCTGTAGTTATAGAATAGTTATTAGAGTCTTTATGTTTTAACTGGATAATCAATATGTTGGCAAATGACTGCATAAATGTTGGGATTCTTCTTCTGGTTattatgacatttttttaaatatcaccCAGACCTACACCAAGGCCTCACCTCGTCAAGCAGGTGTGGATCCAGACAGTCTCCATCATCATTGAACAAGGTGTCCCAACTCTGCTCCTCCCCCTGCTCTTCCTGGAGGGATATTGCTTCCAGCCGTGAGGTAGCATCTGCATCCACATTGGTTGAGTCAGAGTGCCCATTTACCTGCACATCTGTATCCTGTAACCGCTCTTCCTTCACCTCAGTCTTGCTGTCACCATCCTGTATCTCGCCTCCACCTTCTCTTCCAAGATTCGCTCCCTCGTCTGCTGCTCCAGCCTTGTCCTTCTTGTTCTTAGCGTTTTTCCTTGCCTTGTCTGTGTAGCGAGGCCTGGGTCTTGGTTTCACTCCTCCCTCGGTCTGAGCTTTGTCTTTGGAGCCATGAAGTCGTTGCTTGGGGACGTACAGAGCTTGACTTGGCCTCTTTGACTGAGGCTGAGGTGTGGATGTTGGCTGTGCTGGAGCACAGTCTTCTTTTGGCTGTTCCGACTCCATTATTAAATTACGTTAAAAGACCTACATCACAGTGGAAAGGAAACAGGAGAAGAGGCAATGCAAAAACAATACGTAGTATCATATATAAAATCCTTCTTAACCGCAACGTAACATACTAACAGATTTCCAAGCGAGTTATGAATGAGGGTCATGAAAATATCAATTAATTTTTATTCAGACGACTTGAACTAGTTCATTCCTCCGacaaaacagtctgaaaattaaaacaagaGCATTTAAACGATTGAGTTACCCTGCTGTTAACGAACGTAACAGTTAGCTAGCTTATCAATTTAGCTAGGCTAAGTAAACTTCCTCTCATTGAGGTTGTGATGATTGGTTATTGAGGACGCCAACGTTAAGTTCATATCGATACATACTAAAGTGGACGTTAATTCTGTTAACTTGTTTTCATCTACACCATTTTTAAACGAATTATATATGATAATCGTCACTCTTGCATCTTACCcgtgtttggtttgtttaagAACAGATTTTCGTCGCACAACTGACGCAAGTGTAGGTCAACGCTAAGTATTCTGGGAGATGATGTTCTTGTGTGGCGCTGGAAATGAACCTTTCTACACGGCGAGCAGGATTGTTTTTCGATTGTTTTTATCAGAATATCTATTTTCTTTATGTGTCATGATTTCTAACGCGGATTTTTAATGAGCTGTCCCTCTAATGTGATTATTCTGTCATGTATTTGTGGTGCAGAGCCTACAAACAGATCATACTTCCGCATCTAATGGGCACGCGCACAGAGATACATGTCAGCTATTGGTCAACAGTCCAATTATTCACACAGCTTTTCGCTGATTGGTCAATCTTCTACATGTTACACAAGGTGTTTCGTAAATTTTTTAACAACAGAAATCTTGTAGGTGGAGTGCTTTAGTATAACACTGCAGCGAAGTCGAATCGTCCCCATCTGCACACACTAACAGAGCTGTCAGGTAAGACGGTTTTCCAACGAGCAGGGAGGAGGAATTTGCATGTATGACTTCTGGGAGAAAGCAAGAGATTATATCGTGCATCACTTTTAGCAACAATTTGACAAGAAATCATCACTTATACAGAAAACGTCTTTAATAGTAGCGCATTAATAGTATAGTTGTGTGCAGACACTGTAGTTATACAAATGTTGATTTTTCTGGGAGGTATATGTAAGCATCAAGAAATTATTCATCCTCAACTGTAGGATTACTTTGTCAAGGTGGGAAAAACAAGATGGATTTGCAGAGAAACTCCTCATACTTAAATCTATCCTCTGTTATGGCTTTCAACTTcagcttttcattgtttttggaCACTACCTTCTTTCtctatattttgtttttaattggtGATTAGTTTGAATCCTTAAACATTATTGTGTTGTCTTAtaccaggcatctcaaaccggttccataaagggccgcgtggctgcaggttttcattccaacccaggaggagcacatcaggccaaccaatcaacatcaagggatcacttagttatcagctgaagactgagatcagctgattaattgattccagcctggtgtgttcctcctgggttggaatgaaaacttgcagccacacggccctttatggaaccggtttgagatgcctgtctTATACACTTTGATGGTTTCACTACcgttttatgttgtttatgtctttgttttgtaaGTTGTGTCTGaattaaaagtcatttattcattattcaggcactccagtgatttagtgttCTGTGTTCATAAAGATGGGAAACTCACAAGAGACACATAGCAAATAATCaaaatgtgtaacatgtgtGTGGGAGTTGccatataaatatatgtacTTCGTGGTGGAGGCTAACCCTGCTTAAATATGGATTCAAATATGCTGTCTATCATGTCATGGACAAACAAACCACTATGCATTATGTTTGGTCTGCCTTATACTAAAGACTTGTGCATCATCTGCATattgaattgaaatgaatgacCCAACCCTTCCCTGTGTTCCACCAGGTTCCAGCGATGTGGGGTTCAGGTGTGTTGCTCCTCCTGGTCGGACTCTGGCATCATCAGACCCTCGCCCAGAGCTCTGAGCCCATGCTTCAGGTTGTAACACAGATGGTGCTTCCTCCTGACAGCCTGCACAATCCCACACAACTCAACTATGGGATGGCTGTAACTGATGTGGATGGTGATGGTGACCTGGAGGTGGTTGTGGCAGGGTGAGtgtgaaaatgactgaagtgCTGATGGCATGATGCGCCTGTTAGCTGTGTCTTACGTTCATTACactttgtaaaaatgtttatctGAAATTGTGTGAGCGAAACAGACCTGTGTGATGTTCTCCCTCAGGTACAATGGGCCCAACCTGGTGCTGAAGTACGATCGCACTCTAAACAGACTAGTAAACATTGCCATTGATGACAGTAACTCTCCATACTACGCCCTGAGGGACCGAGCAGGAAATGCTATTGGAGTTACTGCCTGTGATGTGGATGGAGATGGACGTGAGGAGATCTACTTCCTCAACACAAACAATGCTTTCTCTGGTAAATGGTTCATTCTGAGGATTTCTCCTCAAAATGTTTCAGATAACTGAATCATTCTTCCTCATGATACCTGACTTTTTTAATGCAGGACGGGCGACTTATTCAGACAAGCTCTTCAAATTTCGGAACGGCCGGTTTGAAGATCTCCTGAGCGACGAGCTCAATGTGCGTCGCGGCGTTGCCAATGGCATGGCAGGACGCTCGGTTGCATGTGTTGACAGAAAGGTCAGTAGACCTATTTATCCTCTGTATTTTGTCTATTTGTTGCTGATTTCTTATTGATTCACAATtccttcctgtcactgtgttgCCTGTCGCCAGGGAACAGGCCGCTACTCAATCTATGTGGCCAATTATGCCAGTGGCAACATTGGTCCCCACGCTCTCTTAGAAATGGATGAGGCTGCCAGTGATGTGACCAAAGGCATTGTCGCTCTATCGGACGTGGCTGCAGAGGCCGGGGTCAACAAGTTAACAGGTCAGGAGTCCGGTTAGGGAAGCGAAGCCTGCGATGTTTTGAAGTGTGCTGAATAAGCTGAAGCATTCATGGTTCACTTGTGCAGGTGGGCGGGGTGTGGTGGTCGGACCGATCCTGAGCCAGTCGAGGTCGGATGTGTTCTGTGACAACGAGAACGGACCAAACTTCTTGTTCAAGAATAATGGAGATGGGACTTTTGTAAATGTGGCCAGACAGGCAGGTGAGTATAACACAGCAAGTGCAGGAGCTGAGAGCTTAAGTGTAGTCAGGAGCAGAAATATATATGTACCAGTATTTTTAGCTTTGGTAGCAGCATGGCTAAAGGGATGGCAGTGTCCCTCAGTCGATCTCTTGGATTGATTGCCATGAGGAGACATTTGTTTATGACActctgtttagtgctaattagcaaatgttagcagcCTTACACAGCAAACAATACTGGGGACTATAGTAATCAttgtacctgctaaacatcagcatgttagcatcgtcattgtgagcatattagcatgttgatgttgagGGAACAAAAATGTGAGTCTGTATTGTTCAGTGTATGTAATTGTACTAGTTAAatgcataaatacaaaaaaaggagTGACCAACAGAAatatcttcttcttcatcatcataaTCCTCTTGTGACATCAGCTCTTCTCACCTTTCTTAACCCTTCAAAGCCTCACAACATCATCAAACTCaagtcttttttgttgttttggttgaGAGACCTCTAGCAGCAGTTGGTGGAGTTTCTTGTTTACAGGTTTTGAATAAATGAGAATTGAAATGTAGATGTTATTAAACTGACAGTCAGTCTGGTAGGGGGggtaacatttctgcatttctgtcttcaagagtttattttgtttttttcttttttgctacCACTAGGAGTCTCCAATATTGGGAATTTTCAAATCCTACACATATAGAAATCATATCCAAAATACAGTATACCGTTTTTCCAGCTCTAGCGGCACTAGGGTTTTGAACATTGTGTCAACTTCTGAAGGTGTGGAGGACCGGTACCAGCATGGCCGAGGAGTAGCACTGGCTGACTTCAATGGTGATGGAAGGACAGACATCGTCTATGGCAACTGGAATGGTCCACATAGACTTTTCCTGCAGGGCAGCGACTCTAAATTCCGGGTAAGGAAGGtgaacaggacagaaaaccAATTAACGGGTGACATATGAAAGTCTGTAAGATGCACCGAGTTCGATGGAGCGAGCCCTGACCATGTTCTCTTGTGCAGAACATAGCTGctggaggatttgctgcttccTCACCTATTCGCACAGTCATCGCTGCCGACTTTGACAATGACAAGGAGCTGGACGTGTTTTTCAACAACATCGCTTACAGAGGCAATGCCCCTAACAGGCTTTTCAGGTAACATTTCGGTTCTTATGTGGACCCAAAGTGCAGTGAGAGGAAGTAAAACACATCCTGGACCGCTGTACATTATTCGCTATTTTTAGatcgttgtgtgtgtgtgtgtgtttgcagggtgTCAAGGAGAGCTGATGCAGACCCTTTGATCCAGGAGCTGAATGTGGGCGATGCTGCAGAGCCACAGGGGCGAGGAACAGGTCAGCCATTTCTAAACTCAGCATAGAGGACTTTAAACAGCATACTGTCATCCGTTTTATTCTCAAAATGTTAGAACCTGACATGAATATGTGTCACCTCGGCTACATCTCTGTTTGGATGCGATTTAGAGAGACACAGCTGTCACATGCACaccacagtgaagctgatgtGTAGTTCAGTGCAGTGAAAGCTCTCTGTCTGCCGTGGACAGGTGGCACCGTCACAGACTTCGATGGGGACggacagctggacctgctgctggCACATGGAGAGAGTGCCCAACAGCCAATCTCTGTCTTCAAGGTCACacaggtgtgtatgtgcatgtgtgtgtgtttgtcagtggtggaagaagtattcagatcctttactgaagtaccAGTATTAATACAACAAtctaaaaatactgcattacagGTAAAAGTCCTTCATTCCAAATCCCGCTTAAGTAAAAGAAGTATTATCAGATCAATACACTTataagtatcaaaagtactcattctgcagttgATTGCCCCCAGTGAGTGACATTGGATTATGAATACTGATGCATCGATGTGTGAACAGAGTTTTATTGTTGCAACTGGTGGGGGTGGAGCTGTTTTTTAACCTAGAAAATATTCTAtatgtgaaatattaatttgaaaagatattccagctgtcagatgaatgtattggaataaaaagtacaacacTTTCTTCTCAAATGTAGTGATGTGTGAAGAAGCAtgaatagaaatactcaagcacAAGTCCTCAAAGTTATTTTATcagtacagtgtttgtttatagTAAATGAGCCCTAAAGATCCACTACCTAACCTGTCAAACCTCATCAGGGCTCCTCCAACAACTGGCTGCGGGTCATCCCTCGCACCAAGTTTGGCTCTTTTGCCCGAGGAGCCAAAGTGACGGCCTTCACCAGTCAGAGTGGAGCTCACATACGCATCATTGACGGAGGCTCGGGGTACCTGTGTGAGATGGAGCCTGTCGCACACTTTGGTTTAGGTAACTTTCTCCAGGCTTTATCATTCGCagacactgacagaaaatggGCCTTCAAAAAAATGCCTACATCTATGCCTACTCTTATTGTgtacacaaagaggaaacaattTGTGGTTTCAGAGATCATCAGTGTTTCCCCCgcttccactctttatgctaagctaagctaatcacctcctggctctagcttcatatgttatgtacagacatgaaagtggtgaCAAACCACTCATCCAAGTCTCAGCaagacagcagctgtttccaaAAGCCTCTGGACTCGTCCAACATGTAGTATCATATGTTGTCCGACCACCCGCAGAAAGTGATGCAGCTTTTTGAAAGGTGTGTTTTCCTCCCGTGTGACGCTCTGTGATTTTTCCACCCACGACTCCCAGGAAACGACCAGGTGACGGTACTGGAGGTCTCCTGGCCAGATGGCAGCTCCATCACTCGAACCCTTCAGCCCGGTGAAATGAACTCTGTGGTGGAAGTAGCCTATCCGCAAGAAGGGGAAACGGCTGTACTTGCCAATGACACGCAGGTACGCAGATCGGATCCACGGCATGAATTATGAACACCGGTAATGTTCCAGTCAGTCTCTGTTAGCATGTCAGTGCATCTGTGCACTGACACAGATGataatttttatttgtttgtctgtctgtaaaatCTAAATGAATCAAATTATTTGGTTTGAATACCAATgaatttccttctttttaatTAGTGTGGGAAAGGTTTTACTGTCCAGAATGGCCGCTGTGCAGGTAAGCagtttttttcacttattttgtaaaatgaagagaagaataagaatgaatgaaaccatttaaaaccattatttgttttctttttgattttctttcttctgtatGTTTCTACAGGTCTGTGAGGATAGTCACATGAAATGCAGTACAAAGTTGATGTGGAAAATACAATAATGTTAGCAAACACATGGTTTTAAGATACTTTGCCTTGATATTTTCTTTACTGTATGAgtagttttgatatttttgtgtttctcatttgtctCTAACTTTTCCTGAATAATTTTCACAGCTACTGCTAGGTTATGgttgttattttctgtgtgcCATGTCAAACTAAATAAACTGCTACAAATCAATATGGTCAGATCAGATCTTTTCAGAGGTACAAATAAATCATTCCTGTCATACTGAGTTTtcacaaacacctgcagccatctgaaaatgaatgaggaagGACATTAATCTTCTGTGTGGCTGAAATAGACTAACTGGAATAATCAGAAAGGACTAGCTTGCTGTACAAAGAAGAGATACTGAGTTCTGTCATTCCCCTGTGTCCCCTGTGTTTGCACACCTCTCTTGGCCTGTTCTCATCTTCCTTCCATTTGACTACCATCTCTATCCATTTCAACCATTTGCTCTCTTTTGTCTTAATCTGACGGCTGCctttccttgtttccttcctccatttttctcttgTCTCCCCTATGCTGTCCTTCCATACATGCAGCGTTGGCTCCAATTTACAATGGCgtcctctccacctctgtctccaCATTTCAAGCCTCTTGCTTTAAGATAGTTTTACTACAGTGTGTCATGGTGCTCTCTGCGCTGGCTGATCTCAGGGGATTATAGTCTTGAGAGTAACGATGATACAGTAAGACAGCCTTTATCCAGCACTGCATGCAAGCATTTGCTGAATGATTTGACTTCCAGTAACATCCAGTAATAGCAAGTGTATTTTATCAGAATGCATGGGATCcttcatccagctgctgcagtgtcatTTAGTCATTCAAGCATGCATCCAAACATGAGGGGATTTTCCTGACCAAAGCTCGtcacaacatttttaaatttgacCTTTCTGAAGTTTTTAGTGCATGCGATATATTTAAATCAGTATCATTATTATGTACTgcaggcctttttcacagacATTTTGGCTCGTCATAGGAGGAACAGCACCAGTATTTCccatgtgtcagtcagtcatgacagtgtgacagccagccagcacacacaacaCCAGGACCTTGAAAATGAAGCCCTTAAATGTAATTCAGccatcagtcattttattattcacgcctgtgcttttcctactgggatgtgtcaaaatgtcttgAAAAAGGCCTACTTTACATAAAATACATATCCTTGGACCTATTTTTCAGTAAATCATTTGCAGTAAATTCCACATGGTGATATGACAACATTTCAATGTAGTCAAATCCTGTGCAGCCAAGATGACAAACCTCCAACATTAAATCAATTGtgagaaagcaaaacatgtaTTTAATAATGTTAAAgccaccatttttttttttttttttttttttttttggccacataGGGGCAGCAGGAAGAGtagtgaacacaacattgataTATTATCAACCAACAAAATAATTACGGCTAAAGCGTCAGCAAGTCATTTATTTGCATCAGGCACTTATGAAGAAACATTATCAGTAATTCGGTCCAATATCccctctttttgctctgttttgggtctccaccatctcctgagggaaatatctgtctcttcagctgctgaatgctccattatgttcaccGTCTATtcactaactgtgtctgtctgctgttcggTGCTGTGTAGGTTGTGTTCAGCGCATTAATCATTGCTTTCAGGATtccaaacagctgcctgctatGTCTGGGAGTGACACtgattattatcatcattacaaTCAGCTGTGcctttcctgctgtgacaagtcaaaatgtctgccatgGTAAAGGTCTATTTTGTAGATTTACTGTTCAATAAAGACAGATGAGTTCTGTGCGGCTGTGATGAAACAGTATTTATTTGACACCAGTAATATATACCTCATTGCCATGTGTATCAAACAACAAGCGGTACGAAAGTTTGTTCCTGCACAAAATGTCACCAAAATAagagacacacattcacatttgtgAGCCAGTTTTTGGCGGTCGATCTTTGGAAGGTTGTTCAGAAATCAAGGAAGGGTTGGTGTATTTGAAACCACAACAGGTAAGATTCAGGAAGACTTTTTGACCCATCCTTTGTCTACTTACTACTGCATTCAACGTACAGTATGAATTTGCATAATCAAAATTTAGGAAGATTTGGCCTCACTCATTGAAACCAAGAGGTTAGTACtaatttgtgcatgtgtc
Coding sequences within:
- the crtac1a gene encoding cartilage acidic protein 1a isoform X2, with protein sequence MWGSGVLLLLVGLWHHQTLAQSSEPMLQVVTQMVLPPDSLHNPTQLNYGMAVTDVDGDGDLEVVVAGYNGPNLVLKYDRTLNRLVNIAIDDSNSPYYALRDRAGNAIGVTACDVDGDGREEIYFLNTNNAFSGRATYSDKLFKFRNGRFEDLLSDELNVRRGVANGMAGRSVACVDRKGTGRYSIYVANYASGNIGPHALLEMDEAASDVTKGIVALSDVAAEAGVNKLTGGRGVVVGPILSQSRSDVFCDNENGPNFLFKNNGDGTFVNVARQAGVEDRYQHGRGVALADFNGDGRTDIVYGNWNGPHRLFLQGSDSKFRNIAAGGFAASSPIRTVIAADFDNDKELDVFFNNIAYRGNAPNRLFRVSRRADADPLIQELNVGDAAEPQGRGTGGTVTDFDGDGQLDLLLAHGESAQQPISVFKVTQGSSNNWLRVIPRTKFGSFARGAKVTAFTSQSGAHIRIIDGGSGYLCEMEPVAHFGLGNDQVTVLEVSWPDGSSITRTLQPGEMNSVVEVAYPQEGETAVLANDTQVRRSDPRHEL
- the r3hcc1l gene encoding coiled-coil domain-containing protein R3HCC1L, which encodes MESEQPKEDCAPAQPTSTPQPQSKRPSQALYVPKQRLHGSKDKAQTEGGVKPRPRPRYTDKARKNAKNKKDKAGAADEGANLGREGGGEIQDGDSKTEVKEERLQDTDVQVNGHSDSTNVDADATSRLEAISLQEEQGEEQSWDTLFNDDGDCLDPHLLDELAVKEGRKKKSIQQPKFDYYNMDRDDEDDIDLTDDELSHIVEIYDFPAEFKTEDLLKLFQCYQQRGFDIKWIDDSHALGLFSSPIAAREALRSKHPLMKLRPLSKSSSATKAKARSCSDYLLPAKERPQTSAALARKLVIGALGVKSNLTKEQREAERRKLQEAREQKRLAAKQKEDAWEGK
- the crtac1a gene encoding cartilage acidic protein 1a isoform X1; its protein translation is MWGSGVLLLLVGLWHHQTLAQSSEPMLQVVTQMVLPPDSLHNPTQLNYGMAVTDVDGDGDLEVVVAGYNGPNLVLKYDRTLNRLVNIAIDDSNSPYYALRDRAGNAIGVTACDVDGDGREEIYFLNTNNAFSGRATYSDKLFKFRNGRFEDLLSDELNVRRGVANGMAGRSVACVDRKGTGRYSIYVANYASGNIGPHALLEMDEAASDVTKGIVALSDVAAEAGVNKLTGGRGVVVGPILSQSRSDVFCDNENGPNFLFKNNGDGTFVNVARQAGVEDRYQHGRGVALADFNGDGRTDIVYGNWNGPHRLFLQGSDSKFRNIAAGGFAASSPIRTVIAADFDNDKELDVFFNNIAYRGNAPNRLFRVSRRADADPLIQELNVGDAAEPQGRGTGGTVTDFDGDGQLDLLLAHGESAQQPISVFKVTQGSSNNWLRVIPRTKFGSFARGAKVTAFTSQSGAHIRIIDGGSGYLCEMEPVAHFGLGNDQVTVLEVSWPDGSSITRTLQPGEMNSVVEVAYPQEGETAVLANDTQCGKGFTVQNGRCAGL